The Halanaerobiales bacterium region TGTTGATAAATTTATGGAAGATGATTTTAAAAAAGTTTTAAAAGAAAAAGATATTATTTTAACTAATATGAGTGGAGTTCACAGTAATGTTATTGCAGAACACAGTCTTGGTTTTATGATCAATTTTAGCCGGAGATTTTGTGATTTTCATGAACAGAAAAACAATAAGGACTGGAATAGATTAAAAGTTGATCAGTTGGCAGGTAAAACTCTGGCAGTTGTAGGATTAGGCAGTATAGGCAGTGAAATAGCGAGAAAGGCAAAAGTTTTTGAGATGAATGTTTTAGGAGTTAACCGGAGTGGAGAAGGTGATTTTGACCATGTTGATAAGCTTTATGGTCAGGATGAGTTAAATAAAGCTCTGGAGTTGACTGATTATGTAGTGGTGATTGTACCTTTGACTCCTGAAACTGAAGGTATGATTGGTGAAAAAGAGTTTGCAGCTATGAAAGAAAGTGCTTATTTTATAAATATGGCCCGGGGGGAAGTTGTAGATGAACCGGCTATGATTGAAGCTTTAAGAGAGGGAAAAATAGCGGGGGCAGGACTTGATGTTTTTGCTAAAGAACCACTACCTCAGGATTCACCTTTATATGAGCTGGATAATGTATTGATTACACCTCATGTTGGTGGTGCTTTTCCTGGCTATAATAAAAAAGCTATAAAGATAGTGGAAGAGAATTTAGAGAAGTTTGTAAAAGGTAAAAAAGAAGAAATGATAAATATAATTGATTATAATTTAGGTTACTAATAAGGAGGGTTATCTGATGAGAGTTTTACTTGTAGTTGATGTTCAAAATGATTTCTGTCCAGGTGGTGCTTTAGCTGTTCCCAAAGGAGATAGAGTTGTACCTGTAATTAATGAGTTGATGGCTGATTTTGAGCTGGTACTTGCTTCTAAAGACTGGCATCCCGAAGGAAGTGTTCATTTTGATAACTGGCCTAAACACTGCTTAAAAAATAGTGAAGGTGCTGAATTTCATCCTGATTTAAATATAGAGAAAATAGATAGAGTTTTTCTAAAAGGTACAAAAGATAGAGATGACGGTTATTCTGTCTTTGAAGCTACTAACCTTGATTTAGCTGATTAT contains the following coding sequences:
- a CDS encoding D-2-hydroxyacid dehydrogenase, yielding MKILFDFDISEEYVNRLKQLAPEAEFVVSDSEDKTKKEIVDSDLLFDFRGIEREDIERAENLKWIQTWTAGVDKFMEDDFKKVLKEKDIILTNMSGVHSNVIAEHSLGFMINFSRRFCDFHEQKNNKDWNRLKVDQLAGKTLAVVGLGSIGSEIARKAKVFEMNVLGVNRSGEGDFDHVDKLYGQDELNKALELTDYVVVIVPLTPETEGMIGEKEFAAMKESAYFINMARGEVVDEPAMIEALREGKIAGAGLDVFAKEPLPQDSPLYELDNVLITPHVGGAFPGYNKKAIKIVEENLEKFVKGKKEEMINIIDYNLGY
- a CDS encoding nicotinamidase encodes the protein MRVLLVVDVQNDFCPGGALAVPKGDRVVPVINELMADFELVLASKDWHPEGSVHFDNWPKHCLKNSEGAEFHPDLNIEKIDRVFLKGTKDRDDGYSVFEATNLDLADYFNKKDVTEIYISGLATEYCVKETALDAAKKGFDVYIVKEAVAGIDEDDVEAAIEEMKEAGVQFVSAEEV